In the Candidatus Saccharimonas aalborgensis genome, one interval contains:
- a CDS encoding CPBP family intramembrane glutamic endopeptidase, which produces MSFLPLLLIALAISAYSTYTGVKDYAELIRTKERSRLYLRWISQSWLIFALPAATLLLLAGHIHYLFEPIARSDSSAFISLSGNSEHDTSVIIGVVVGLLVAAFIVGWRVKRSLKKRREAPQEALIPTTTKERWLAVGMSVTAGITEELFFRAMLPALLFLVTGNAAVSMGLALLVFGIEHLYGGWKVVLATTVIGWVFLKLFMSSGTIFVPMAVHALLDINGLIVMPYLAKKGIFGKRA; this is translated from the coding sequence TTGTCATTTTTACCCCTACTTCTGATCGCACTTGCCATATCGGCTTACTCAACCTACACCGGCGTCAAAGATTACGCCGAGCTCATACGCACAAAAGAAAGAAGCAGGTTATACCTGCGCTGGATTAGTCAGTCCTGGCTCATTTTTGCCCTCCCAGCAGCGACGCTTTTGCTGCTCGCTGGACACATCCACTATCTGTTTGAGCCGATTGCTCGCAGCGACAGCTCTGCATTCATCAGTCTGAGCGGCAATAGCGAACACGACACGAGCGTCATCATTGGCGTCGTGGTAGGGCTTCTCGTCGCAGCCTTCATTGTTGGCTGGCGAGTCAAACGTAGCCTAAAAAAGCGCCGCGAGGCACCGCAAGAAGCACTTATTCCTACTACAACCAAAGAGCGATGGTTGGCTGTCGGCATGTCGGTAACGGCCGGCATTACCGAAGAACTGTTTTTCCGCGCCATGCTGCCCGCGCTCCTTTTTCTTGTCACTGGCAACGCGGCCGTATCGATGGGTCTAGCGCTTCTTGTTTTTGGGATTGAGCATCTCTACGGTGGCTGGAAGGTTGTGCTTGCAACTACCGTCATTGGCTGGGTATTTCTGAAGCTTTTTATGAGCAGCGGAACTATTTTTGTACCTATGGCTGTCCATGCACTGCTCGATATTAACGGGCTCATTGTCATGCCATACCTTGCGAAAAAAGGCATATTTGGCAAACGCGCGTAA
- a CDS encoding YgaP family membrane protein codes for MNRALLIKIVDVAASIYGRMLRILLGAWLVYTAFGTLRDPWQWIVGDLGLLLIVSGLLGACLLNKLIGKPIITRR; via the coding sequence ATGAACAGAGCTTTACTTATCAAAATCGTCGATGTGGCAGCGAGTATTTATGGGCGCATGCTTCGCATTCTGTTGGGAGCATGGCTTGTATATACTGCGTTCGGAACTCTTCGAGACCCCTGGCAGTGGATAGTTGGCGACCTTGGCTTACTGTTGATCGTCTCTGGCCTACTGGGTGCCTGTCTGCTCAATAAGCTAATAGGCAAACCAATTATCACTCGTCGCTAA
- a CDS encoding DNA alkylation repair protein, translating to MKAEDVKAMLQAYTSDADAVNLQWFFKTGPGEYGEGDQFLGVRVPMIRKVCKEFRQLSLGEVQKLIESPLHEHRMAGLIILTLQYPRASNQAKNDIFDLYMQELTKRNINNWDLVDVTCRQIVGEHLQGDRGQLYELAKSNNLWERRVSIISTFAYIARGDASTSLDLAELLLCDREDLMHKAVGWTLREVGKRCDEQLLRDFLDRHARGMPRTALRYAIEHLPETQRQYYLSIKKT from the coding sequence ATGAAGGCTGAAGATGTTAAGGCCATGCTTCAGGCCTACACCAGTGATGCCGATGCAGTGAATTTGCAATGGTTTTTCAAGACGGGGCCGGGGGAGTACGGTGAGGGTGATCAATTCCTAGGCGTACGGGTGCCGATGATTCGGAAGGTTTGCAAAGAGTTTCGACAGTTATCGCTCGGGGAGGTACAAAAACTCATCGAAAGCCCGTTACACGAGCACCGCATGGCAGGGCTTATCATATTGACACTCCAATACCCGCGTGCGTCAAATCAAGCGAAAAATGACATATTTGACCTCTATATGCAGGAGCTAACCAAGCGAAATATCAATAATTGGGACCTTGTCGATGTTACCTGTCGCCAGATCGTTGGTGAACATCTACAAGGCGATCGCGGACAGCTGTATGAACTTGCGAAAAGCAACAACTTGTGGGAGCGCCGCGTCAGTATCATTAGTACATTTGCCTATATCGCTCGTGGTGACGCAAGTACCTCACTCGACTTGGCCGAACTGCTACTCTGTGACCGCGAAGACCTGATGCATAAAGCCGTTGGCTGGACACTCCGCGAAGTCGGCAAACGCTGTGACGAGCAACTGCTGCGTGATTTTCTCGACCGTCATGCCCGCGGTATGCCACGGACGGCACTACGTTATGCTATTGAGCACTTGCCTGAAACTCAACGTCAGTACTATCTATCAATCAAAAAAACGTAA
- a CDS encoding peptide ABC transporter substrate-binding protein, which yields MNKDKQGWNQFRRIRLDRKALARRARRIEGTTRRHAHRFIIRRIQNVRAVRRQITLWLTMMGFIIAGLGLQWMWGQSNYMVSARQGGGSYVEASLGPITTLNPLYISSSAEATVGRLVFSSLYDYDETGSLHQDIAASLQVDSTGKQYTIKLRPNVTWHDGAPLTAKDIVFTINLIKNPLSRSSLRINWLDVSVQAIDATTVQFSLPTVYAAFPYALTFPVLPEHILSSVSPGAVRENIFSQSPVGSGPFRFKSLQSADVLTGTRRVTLEANKNYYRGQPKLDRFEVQAYTSEEAILSALKSGEVNGAADISIASRSQIPNSYTVAPQSLDSGVYLLLNTTHPVLRDGKVRKALQYATDTEAIRARLGEGTLSLDSPFIDGQLTGADIPHAPKTDLTKAKALLDEAGWKAEGSYRVKDGKPLELNITTTKSSEYGVVLKEIVRQWQALGIKVNTRTVDTATVSSTFVQDTLQGRNFDVLLYQLSIGADPDVYAYWHSSQAGPSGYNFTSYSNKTADASLASARSRLEPDLRNAKYKQFARQWIEDAPAIGLYQPVAEYVSNKNAQTVRSNAKLVTSTDRLSTVIYWTVESDMVYKTP from the coding sequence GTGAATAAAGATAAACAGGGGTGGAATCAGTTTAGGCGAATACGTCTTGATCGTAAGGCGTTGGCTCGGCGGGCTCGACGCATCGAAGGGACAACACGTCGACATGCTCATCGTTTTATTATTCGTCGTATTCAAAACGTACGCGCTGTTCGACGCCAAATTACCCTCTGGCTTACTATGATGGGGTTTATCATTGCCGGCTTGGGACTTCAGTGGATGTGGGGACAGTCAAATTACATGGTTTCTGCACGGCAGGGGGGTGGAAGCTACGTTGAAGCTTCACTCGGGCCGATTACGACGCTCAATCCACTCTATATTTCGTCAAGTGCCGAAGCAACCGTTGGTCGTTTAGTATTCTCGAGCTTATATGATTATGATGAAACGGGTAGTTTGCACCAGGACATAGCCGCTTCGCTGCAAGTGGATTCAACAGGAAAGCAATATACCATCAAACTCAGACCAAATGTAACATGGCATGATGGTGCGCCCTTGACGGCAAAAGACATAGTATTTACTATAAATCTCATCAAAAACCCCCTCTCTCGCTCTTCGCTCAGGATCAACTGGCTTGACGTATCGGTACAGGCGATCGATGCGACAACGGTGCAATTTTCACTACCAACAGTCTATGCCGCCTTTCCGTATGCGCTCACCTTTCCTGTGCTGCCTGAGCATATCTTGTCGAGCGTGAGTCCGGGTGCGGTTCGGGAAAACATATTTAGTCAGTCGCCGGTGGGAAGTGGACCATTCCGTTTCAAGTCTCTCCAGTCAGCGGATGTACTAACGGGAACGAGGCGTGTCACACTTGAGGCAAATAAAAACTATTATCGCGGGCAACCGAAACTAGATAGGTTTGAAGTGCAGGCATACACAAGCGAAGAAGCAATACTGAGTGCCTTAAAATCAGGTGAGGTCAATGGTGCGGCGGACATTTCTATTGCCTCTCGTTCGCAAATACCAAACAGCTACACTGTGGCACCTCAATCGCTCGATAGCGGTGTTTATCTGCTCCTCAACACCACTCACCCGGTACTACGTGATGGCAAGGTGAGAAAAGCACTTCAGTATGCAACAGATACTGAAGCCATTCGCGCGAGATTAGGTGAGGGAACACTTTCACTCGATTCGCCATTTATTGATGGGCAGCTGACGGGAGCGGATATTCCGCATGCACCAAAAACCGATCTAACAAAAGCGAAAGCACTACTGGACGAAGCTGGCTGGAAAGCAGAGGGTTCGTATCGTGTCAAAGATGGCAAGCCGCTTGAGCTCAACATCACAACAACGAAAAGTAGCGAGTATGGAGTGGTACTCAAAGAAATAGTGCGGCAATGGCAGGCACTTGGTATAAAAGTCAATACACGTACCGTTGACACTGCAACTGTATCATCAACCTTTGTGCAAGATACGTTGCAGGGAAGAAACTTTGACGTGTTACTCTACCAGCTTTCCATCGGTGCTGACCCTGATGTCTATGCGTACTGGCATTCATCGCAGGCGGGACCATCGGGATACAATTTCACCAGCTACAGTAACAAGACAGCAGACGCAAGTTTAGCAAGTGCGCGGTCTCGTCTCGAACCCGATCTACGTAATGCTAAGTACAAGCAGTTTGCGCGGCAGTGGATAGAGGATGCGCCAGCGATCGGTCTTTACCAACCCGTTGCTGAGTATGTATCAAACAAAAATGCACAAACAGTCCGTAGTAACGCAAAACTTGTTACCTCTACCGATCGGCTCTCAACTGTCATCTATTGGACAGTTGAGAGTGACATGGTTTACAAAACACCGTAA
- the secG gene encoding preprotein translocase subunit SecG, whose product MSLDSILQSITVGSAILMSLAILLQQRGASLGAGFGGSGELYTTRRGLDKNLFEVTIFLAITFVASILAGLLLPSFR is encoded by the coding sequence ATGAGTCTTGACAGTATTTTGCAAAGTATTACCGTTGGGTCGGCAATTCTTATGTCGCTTGCCATTTTACTTCAGCAACGCGGCGCGAGCCTAGGTGCTGGATTTGGAGGTTCGGGGGAGTTATATACTACGCGGCGCGGCTTAGACAAAAATCTATTTGAAGTAACTATCTTTTTAGCGATTACGTTCGTCGCCTCTATCCTGGCCGGACTACTTCTGCCATCATTTAGGTAA
- a CDS encoding aminopeptidase P N-terminal domain-containing protein, with the protein MDSEKIKKRHEQLTAQLSGGLVVVSSYDQVQLSNDMVAPFLQEANFLWLTGITLPGWKVIIDGIRQHVVLVRPSRSEAEVIFDGKTDEEALLETTGANEIIDETDFETRLRQLSRQHTIAYTPYRPHPHHFVMNPAPAELHSLLCRIFPKVVDCSDQLARLRAIKSPEEIAAIRRAVKLTIMAFTAVRAQLEEYRYEYEVEADMTRAFRRANAAHAYQPIIAGGSHAVTLHYVENSGRIMKNQALLIDVGARVDGYAADITRTYCLKPTKRQQQVHAAVENAHRRIIALLRPDLLIADYLRQVDEIMKDALGEVGLLKNRDDTETYRKYFPHAISHGLGIDVHDSLGAPRYFQPGMVLTVEPGIYIEEEHIGVRIEDDILITADGHENLSRALSTSL; encoded by the coding sequence ATGGATAGTGAGAAGATAAAAAAAAGACACGAGCAACTAACCGCGCAGTTGTCCGGAGGGCTTGTCGTAGTTTCATCGTATGACCAAGTGCAATTAAGTAACGATATGGTAGCACCATTCCTACAGGAAGCTAATTTTCTGTGGCTTACAGGAATTACGTTACCTGGGTGGAAAGTGATTATTGACGGCATACGTCAGCATGTGGTGTTGGTGAGACCGTCTCGGTCGGAAGCGGAAGTTATATTTGATGGTAAGACAGACGAAGAAGCCTTGCTCGAGACAACTGGAGCAAATGAGATCATTGACGAAACAGATTTTGAAACAAGACTACGCCAGCTGAGCCGTCAGCATACAATTGCTTATACACCGTATCGACCACATCCGCATCATTTTGTTATGAACCCAGCACCAGCTGAGCTACATTCTCTGCTTTGCCGAATATTTCCCAAGGTAGTAGACTGCAGTGATCAACTGGCTCGACTTCGAGCGATCAAATCGCCTGAGGAGATTGCGGCAATTCGTCGAGCGGTGAAGTTAACAATCATGGCCTTTACCGCTGTCCGTGCGCAACTCGAAGAATACCGCTATGAATATGAGGTTGAGGCTGATATGACGAGGGCATTTCGTCGGGCAAACGCAGCACACGCCTATCAACCAATTATCGCCGGCGGAAGCCACGCAGTGACGCTTCATTATGTCGAAAACAGTGGCAGAATAATGAAAAATCAGGCATTACTGATCGATGTCGGTGCGCGGGTTGATGGTTACGCGGCTGACATTACGAGGACGTATTGTCTGAAACCGACAAAGCGTCAGCAGCAAGTACATGCAGCGGTCGAGAATGCGCATCGCCGAATTATTGCACTACTCAGACCAGACTTGCTTATTGCAGACTATTTACGTCAAGTTGATGAGATTATGAAAGATGCTCTCGGTGAGGTTGGCTTGCTCAAAAATCGGGATGACACTGAGACGTACCGAAAATATTTCCCTCATGCTATCAGTCACGGTCTAGGCATTGATGTTCATGATAGCCTTGGGGCACCGCGCTATTTTCAACCCGGCATGGTGCTGACGGTTGAACCTGGTATTTATATCGAAGAGGAACATATCGGGGTGAGAATCGAGGATGATATCCTGATAACCGCCGATGGACATGAAAACTTGAGTCGCGCCTTGTCGACAAGTTTGTAG
- a CDS encoding DUF1697 domain-containing protein — MKYVALLRGINVGGNRKVSMAELKTVFERCGFSDVRTYINSGNVIFESLKKLNVSAIQNTLLSAFGFEIPLLILDANNICRIAEAIPEGWQNDTTQKSDVAYLFPAVDEATITMKLSCNADIETAVYVEGALLYSVERKNQHRSSLLRAVGTPLYQQMTIRNVNTARKLAELVQ; from the coding sequence ATGAAATACGTTGCGTTGCTGCGCGGAATCAATGTAGGGGGCAACCGCAAGGTGTCGATGGCAGAGCTGAAGACCGTGTTTGAGCGATGTGGTTTTAGCGATGTCAGGACGTACATAAACTCTGGCAATGTCATTTTCGAATCGCTCAAGAAGCTAAATGTGAGCGCTATTCAAAATACGTTATTGTCAGCCTTTGGGTTTGAAATACCGCTTCTTATTCTCGACGCTAACAACATTTGCCGCATTGCCGAAGCGATTCCGGAAGGGTGGCAAAACGACACCACACAGAAGTCAGACGTAGCCTACCTGTTCCCCGCGGTCGATGAGGCGACCATTACCATGAAGCTCAGCTGCAACGCAGACATAGAAACCGCGGTGTATGTAGAGGGTGCGCTGCTGTACTCTGTAGAGCGCAAAAACCAACATCGCAGCAGCTTGCTCAGGGCGGTCGGTACGCCACTGTACCAGCAGATGACCATTCGTAACGTGAACACCGCCCGTAAACTAGCAGAGCTGGTGCAATGA
- a CDS encoding helix-hairpin-helix domain-containing protein — protein MNTSLAQKLKNLPNSPGVYFHKSTSGEVIYVGKAAVLKNRVRQYFQANRDIDAKTRALVAEIEDTDWIETDSEIDALFLESEMVKRYMPRYNILLRDDKSQLYVRIDIKSEWPHVSFTRNPADDKARYIGPFYNGHALKKALRYLRKVFPYYTKPPGTHRVDFDVHLGLSPRSDMTSQEYKSSLKKLIRYIEGDKLTITRELERDMNRAARQQQFEIAAELRNRLGYLRELQRRIMFGDKEFLDISKDRALDDLRLLLGLASIPARVEGYDISHMSGTNVVASMVVFTNGVSDRTEYRKFKMHKEQNNDFANMFETLSRRFSEKNRSRWKLPDICLIDGGKGQLDSAITARDQAGLTIPMIGLAKQHEEIVVHLERSRVRLDHKVLERLDGHTMTSDKFTLISLPHSSHIVKLLQRIRDESHRFAVTYHTTLKRTSQTKSTLEDIPGIGPVTRKKLIKAFGSLRGIEQASQTDITQVVGDKLAQRIISFVKS, from the coding sequence ATGAACACCAGTCTCGCGCAAAAGTTAAAAAACCTTCCCAATTCCCCTGGGGTGTACTTTCATAAATCAACCTCTGGAGAAGTGATTTATGTGGGAAAAGCGGCGGTCTTAAAAAATCGTGTCCGGCAGTATTTCCAGGCAAATCGAGATATCGATGCCAAAACGCGTGCGCTGGTGGCGGAGATAGAGGATACCGACTGGATTGAGACGGACAGCGAAATTGATGCTCTGTTTTTGGAAAGCGAAATGGTAAAGCGCTACATGCCTCGTTACAATATCTTGCTTCGCGACGACAAGTCCCAACTGTATGTCCGTATTGACATAAAAAGCGAGTGGCCACATGTCAGTTTTACGCGCAATCCAGCTGACGACAAGGCTCGGTACATCGGACCATTCTATAATGGCCATGCTCTCAAAAAAGCTCTTCGATACCTGCGAAAAGTGTTTCCGTATTATACGAAACCGCCGGGTACACACCGCGTCGACTTTGATGTTCATCTGGGGCTGAGTCCGCGCTCCGATATGACAAGCCAAGAATATAAATCTAGTCTTAAAAAGCTCATACGATACATTGAGGGCGATAAGTTAACTATCACTCGCGAACTCGAGCGAGACATGAATCGCGCCGCACGGCAGCAGCAATTTGAGATTGCTGCCGAATTGCGCAATAGGCTCGGATATCTGCGAGAATTGCAGCGGCGTATTATGTTTGGCGACAAAGAATTCTTGGATATCAGCAAGGACAGGGCGCTCGATGATCTACGATTACTTTTGGGGCTAGCGTCGATACCGGCACGAGTGGAGGGATACGACATTAGCCATATGAGTGGCACAAATGTTGTCGCGAGTATGGTGGTATTTACAAACGGCGTTAGTGATCGTACTGAGTATCGAAAGTTCAAAATGCACAAGGAGCAAAACAATGATTTCGCAAATATGTTTGAGACCTTGTCGCGTCGGTTTAGTGAAAAAAATCGTTCTCGGTGGAAACTTCCGGACATCTGTTTGATTGATGGTGGTAAGGGTCAGCTTGATTCGGCGATTACTGCGCGGGATCAGGCAGGTCTCACGATACCAATGATCGGCTTAGCTAAACAGCACGAAGAGATAGTCGTACACCTCGAGAGATCTCGCGTGAGGCTCGACCATAAGGTACTCGAGAGATTGGACGGTCATACTATGACGAGTGACAAGTTTACCCTAATCAGTCTTCCTCACAGCTCCCATATCGTTAAACTTTTACAACGCATTAGGGATGAGTCGCATCGTTTTGCTGTGACATACCATACGACCCTTAAGCGTACCTCACAAACCAAAAGTACACTCGAGGATATTCCTGGCATTGGCCCGGTGACACGCAAGAAGCTGATCAAAGCTTTTGGTAGCCTGCGAGGTATCGAGCAAGCGAGCCAGACAGATATCACTCAAGTTGTTGGCGACAAGTTAGCACAGAGAATCATTTCTTTTGTAAAGTCATGA
- a CDS encoding phage holin family protein, with translation MKQQMMMFAIRWILNSFGLWIAVRVFGTGYSGAEIDAGVAVFLLAGLIFSVVNAILKPIVIILALPAILLTLGLFTIIVNGFMVWISLKLAPGLQMTFWHSVLTGLVLSLVNYVVSSVLELEYSNMRKEQ, from the coding sequence ATGAAACAACAAATGATGATGTTTGCCATCCGTTGGATACTTAATTCCTTTGGGCTTTGGATCGCCGTGAGAGTGTTTGGCACGGGCTATAGCGGAGCTGAGATTGATGCCGGGGTCGCTGTCTTTTTGTTGGCCGGACTAATATTTTCAGTTGTCAATGCCATCCTAAAACCGATTGTCATAATTTTGGCACTTCCTGCAATCTTATTGACGCTCGGTCTGTTCACTATTATTGTCAACGGGTTTATGGTCTGGATATCACTAAAGCTCGCTCCAGGTCTACAGATGACATTTTGGCACTCGGTTCTTACAGGATTGGTACTAAGTCTGGTAAACTATGTAGTAAGTAGCGTGCTCGAACTAGAGTATTCGAATATGCGAAAGGAGCAATAA
- a CDS encoding RBBP9/YdeN family alpha/beta hydrolase — MKQILIIHGGESYNSYNAYLTKLRSKRVDYDRLKVHQKWKPWIANQIKDADVLLPEFPNAWNAVYDEWKLYFEKLIPFFGNDVQLVGHSLGAMFLAKYLHEVPLKQKVKRLILVAPVYDNDFTGDNGSFLVGDARGLDKSANEIHLFHSKDDPLVPFAELTKFHRDLPDAIVHTFENRGHFIEETFPEMLELLKKK, encoded by the coding sequence ATGAAGCAAATCCTCATAATTCATGGTGGTGAAAGTTACAATTCATACAACGCCTATTTGACGAAGCTGCGATCAAAGCGTGTTGACTATGACCGCCTAAAGGTTCATCAGAAATGGAAACCATGGATCGCAAATCAAATAAAAGATGCCGACGTACTCCTTCCTGAGTTTCCCAATGCGTGGAATGCTGTCTACGATGAGTGGAAATTATATTTTGAGAAACTCATCCCCTTCTTCGGCAATGACGTTCAGTTAGTGGGGCATTCCCTCGGCGCTATGTTTTTGGCAAAATACCTTCATGAGGTTCCGCTCAAACAAAAAGTGAAGCGACTTATTTTGGTCGCACCGGTTTACGACAATGACTTTACGGGAGATAATGGTAGTTTTCTCGTTGGTGACGCACGTGGTCTCGATAAGAGTGCGAATGAAATCCACTTGTTTCATAGCAAAGATGACCCTCTCGTGCCATTTGCTGAACTAACAAAGTTTCACCGTGATTTGCCCGATGCCATAGTTCATACGTTTGAAAACCGTGGGCATTTCATCGAGGAGACATTTCCCGAGATGCTCGAACTCCTCAAAAAGAAATAA
- a CDS encoding type II secretion system protein has protein sequence MKTNHKQHGFTIVELLIMIAVITILAGIVIFAFGSWRQRTAVAEVRSALSSVADGMKNARNFDNAFPTSIPTDVTINSGVTVTYISGTSSTYCVEGVSVAVPTVKMFVSDKYQTPQYGTCAGGVIVPGAWQITMPPSGTSDLVFGYTGSGWGARVDLAILKPAVTNLALGTTININSTAGCTELTILCGTTVFQLRTTGPLEMSIDGGTTWTTTNTVSMTTSSAGWTYQVRITPGNTSPVGTVATFEAYSASVSNPQVQANINGGYSKVIFTKN, from the coding sequence ATGAAAACTAACCACAAGCAGCATGGATTTACAATAGTTGAGTTACTTATAATGATCGCCGTGATTACTATACTTGCGGGTATAGTAATTTTCGCTTTTGGGTCTTGGCGACAACGTACTGCTGTAGCAGAAGTAAGGAGCGCATTGTCCTCTGTTGCCGATGGGATGAAAAATGCCCGGAATTTTGATAATGCTTTTCCAACGTCTATACCAACTGATGTGACGATAAACTCTGGTGTGACGGTCACCTACATTTCAGGTACCAGCTCTACATATTGTGTCGAAGGGGTTAGTGTGGCAGTGCCTACGGTTAAAATGTTTGTTTCAGATAAGTACCAAACTCCTCAGTATGGTACCTGTGCGGGTGGAGTAATAGTTCCTGGTGCGTGGCAGATAACGATGCCTCCTTCTGGTACATCCGATCTTGTCTTTGGATATACAGGTAGTGGCTGGGGTGCACGTGTAGATTTGGCTATATTGAAGCCAGCAGTTACCAATTTAGCACTTGGGACGACGATTAATATAAACTCTACCGCTGGCTGCACTGAGCTAACAATCCTGTGTGGTACAACAGTGTTTCAGCTGAGAACTACTGGTCCTCTTGAGATGTCCATAGATGGAGGTACTACGTGGACAACTACAAATACTGTTTCGATGACGACTTCATCAGCTGGCTGGACATATCAGGTGCGTATCACACCTGGAAATACTAGCCCGGTGGGCACGGTAGCGACCTTTGAAGCATACTCAGCATCGGTAAGTAACCCTCAGGTACAAGCAAACATTAACGGTGGATATTCAAAGGTAATATTTACCAAAAATTAG
- a CDS encoding magnesium transporter CorA family protein, producing MLKRYYRAIASKDLALLGEYRDNVWVHLESPSQDELAEVVERYDLVPGHLEDALDEDEVPRLESEGKQTYIYVRYVVRERTGDFETFPLLIILLENALITVSSRHVAPLEPLLSGKIPFTTREQTRLVLLIMQRITEQYDSLTDKTSRKIKAVRQRLRTHAVSNQDFVDFVLIEDELNEFLSALQPNSAVLRRLFVGHRLAEQDRDLVEDALLMNEQSVEKCNDNIKAIVGVRNAHSSISDNSLNQTMKVLTVATLAMAIPNMIFGVYSMNIETPFQHDTGAFWIILGITTIVLTIAMWLGRKKGIF from the coding sequence GTGCTAAAACGCTACTATCGAGCCATCGCCTCAAAAGACCTTGCCCTTCTGGGAGAGTATCGCGACAACGTATGGGTTCACTTGGAATCTCCCTCGCAAGATGAACTGGCTGAAGTTGTCGAACGATACGATCTCGTGCCTGGTCACCTAGAAGATGCGCTCGACGAAGACGAAGTGCCGCGGCTTGAATCAGAGGGCAAACAGACCTACATCTATGTACGTTATGTGGTTCGTGAGCGAACTGGTGATTTTGAGACCTTTCCGTTGCTCATCATCCTGCTAGAGAACGCGCTTATCACCGTTTCATCACGGCACGTTGCTCCGCTCGAGCCCCTTCTCTCTGGCAAGATTCCCTTCACCACCCGGGAACAGACGCGGCTGGTCTTGCTTATTATGCAGCGAATTACCGAGCAGTACGACAGCTTAACAGACAAGACGAGTCGAAAAATAAAAGCAGTTCGGCAGCGATTGCGCACCCATGCAGTGAGCAACCAAGATTTTGTTGATTTTGTCTTGATCGAGGATGAATTAAATGAGTTTTTGAGCGCATTGCAGCCAAACAGCGCTGTGCTGAGGCGGCTTTTTGTCGGTCATCGTTTGGCAGAGCAAGACCGTGATCTCGTGGAAGATGCACTACTCATGAACGAGCAGTCGGTCGAAAAATGTAATGATAACATCAAGGCAATCGTTGGGGTGCGCAACGCGCATAGCTCCATCAGCGACAACAGCCTCAACCAAACAATGAAAGTTCTCACTGTGGCTACACTCGCTATGGCAATTCCCAACATGATTTTTGGGGTATATAGCATGAATATCGAGACACCATTTCAGCATGATACCGGTGCCTTCTGGATTATCCTTGGCATTACGACAATTGTGCTAACGATCGCAATGTGGCTTGGTCGTAAAAAGGGTATTTTTTAG
- a CDS encoding DUF3267 domain-containing protein: MKKVETIKMSAKSLAVLQVVGLAVAFLGGAVYNNIVGDGNGTPIGLGVFIIVFCMTLVVHELLHAVGFLLAGVKPAFGIGFGFLYVTANRLLSVKPMLIAGCLPFVVLSVLSLMLSVVLPMYQHIFSLVFIVNFTGSVGDLWAAQRLWKYINRSGVIVHDQKSGIVVYVKDR, encoded by the coding sequence ATGAAAAAGGTAGAAACAATCAAGATGTCCGCAAAAAGCCTAGCAGTGCTGCAGGTTGTCGGACTGGCGGTGGCCTTTTTGGGTGGTGCAGTATATAACAATATTGTCGGCGACGGTAATGGAACACCCATAGGACTAGGTGTATTTATTATTGTATTCTGCATGACTTTGGTCGTACATGAGCTTCTCCATGCTGTTGGGTTCTTGCTGGCAGGCGTGAAACCTGCATTTGGCATTGGTTTTGGGTTTCTCTATGTAACCGCCAACCGGCTCCTGTCTGTCAAGCCAATGCTGATAGCGGGATGTTTGCCTTTTGTCGTTTTGTCTGTGCTTTCTCTCATGCTATCTGTAGTACTACCCATGTATCAACATATTTTTTCACTTGTGTTTATAGTTAACTTTACCGGATCAGTTGGAGACTTATGGGCTGCCCAAAGACTTTGGAAATATATTAACCGTAGCGGCGTAATTGTTCATGATCAAAAGTCAGGCATAGTCGTGTACGTTAAGGATAGATAG